One Rattus norvegicus strain BN/NHsdMcwi chromosome 20, GRCr8, whole genome shotgun sequence DNA segment encodes these proteins:
- the RT1-M6-2 gene encoding RT1 class I, locus M6, gene 2 precursor, whose amino-acid sequence MGAPVLHATLLLLSAFLALTQTKNQSFAGSHSRQYLVTATTSRPGLRDPHVFIVGYVDHMPFMRFDSDGVAQRIQARGPWVKQMGPEYLEMERKNAERYSHRARENLRFAIQVYNQSDKGHHRHAFDGQHYISLNSDLTTWSVADSTAQITKRRWEADGVAEAFSHFLKVSCVEWLQKHLETGKETLQRSDPPKTHVTHHPRPEGDATLRCWALDFYPADITLTWQEEEEEEELTQDMELVETRPAGDGTFQKWASVVVPSGEEQKYTCHVYHEGLPEPLTLRWKPATWPVVGITVGVVLLGFVTIGALIAIVTMRKKRADPVDPVDLMDPV is encoded by the exons ATGGGGGCTCCAGTGCTGCATGCCACCCTCCTGCTGCTCTCAGCCTTCCTGGCTCTGACCCAAACCAAGAACCAGAGTTTTGCTG GTTCACACTCCAGGCAGTATTTGGTAACCGCGACCACGTCTCGACCGGGTCTTAGAGATCCCCATGTCTTCATTGTTGGCTATGTGGACCACATGCCATTTATGCGCTTTGACAGTGATGGAGTTGCTCAGAGGATCCAGGCAAGAGGACCTTGGGTGAAGCAGATGGGGCCTGAGTatttggaaatggagagaaagaatGCGGAGAGGTATTCACACAGGGCTCGAGAAAACCTGCGATTCGCAATCCAGGTCTATAACCAGAGCGATAAAG GGCATCATAGACATGCTTTTGACGGCCAACATTACATCAGCCTGAACTCGGACCTGACAACATGGAGTGTCGCAGACAGCACAGCTCAGATCACCAAGCGACGGTGGGAGGCAGATGGTGTAGCAGAGGCCTTCAGTCACTTCTTGAAAGTCTCTTGTGTTGAATGGCTGCAGAAGCacttggagacagggaaggagacTCTACAGCGCTCAG ATCCCCCAAAGACACATGTGACCCATCACCCCAGACCTGAAGGTGATGCCACCCTGAGGTGTTGGGCCCTGGACTTCTACCCTGCTGACATCACCCTGAcctggcaggaggaggaggaggaggaggaactgacACAGGACATGGAGCTTGTGGAGACCAGGCCTGCAGGGGATGGAACCTTCCAGAAGTGGGCATCTGTGGTGGTGCCTTCTGGGGAGGAGCAGAAATACACTTGTCATGTGTACCATGAGGGGCTGCCTGAGCCCCTCACACTGAGATGGA aACCAGCAACTTGGCCTGTGGTTGGAATAACTGTTGGTGTAGTTCTCCTTGGGTTTGTCACCATTGGAGCTCTGATTGCCATTGTGACCATGAGGAAGAAGAGAGCAG ACCCTGTGGATCCTGTGGACCTTATGGATCCAGTGTGA
- the RT1-M6-2 gene encoding RT1 class I, locus M6, gene 2 isoform X1, translated as MGAPVLHATLLLLSAFLALTQTKNQSFAGECGSGGKQPLPGGARAMGAPGRTREAASSSHLQARLSSSLLYPRFGARCSELLSAHAPTGDPRKSSAFHSSLVLSAGSHSRQYLVTATTSRPGLRDPHVFIVGYVDHMPFMRFDSDGVAQRIQARGPWVKQMGPEYLEMERKNAERYSHRARENLRFAIQVYNQSDKVSHTFQCLIGCDMGPDGRLLQGHHRHAFDGQHYISLNSDLTTWSVADSTAQITKRRWEADGVAEAFSHFLKVSCVEWLQKHLETGKETLQRSDPPKTHVTHHPRPEGDATLRCWALDFYPADITLTWQEEEEEEELTQDMELVETRPAGDGTFQKWASVVVPSGEEQKYTCHVYHEGLPEPLTLRWKPATWPVVGITVGVVLLGFVTIGALIAIVTMRKKRAGSHSVAQAVLELTM; from the exons ATGGGGGCTCCAGTGCTGCATGCCACCCTCCTGCTGCTCTCAGCCTTCCTGGCTCTGACCCAAACCAAGAACCAGAGTTTTGCTGGTGAGTGTGGGTCTGGAGGGAAACAGCCTCTGCCTGGAGGAGCAAGAGCTATGGGAGCACCAGGCAGGACCCGGGAAGCTGCTTCTTCTTCTCATCTCCAAGCCAGACTCTCCAGCTCTCTTCTCTATCCCCGGTTCGGAGCCCGGTGCTCTGAACTCCTCTCAGCCCACGCACCCACTGGAGATCCCAGGAAGAGCTCGGCGTTTCACAGCTCTCTGGTTCTGTCTGCAGGTTCACACTCCAGGCAGTATTTGGTAACCGCGACCACGTCTCGACCGGGTCTTAGAGATCCCCATGTCTTCATTGTTGGCTATGTGGACCACATGCCATTTATGCGCTTTGACAGTGATGGAGTTGCTCAGAGGATCCAGGCAAGAGGACCTTGGGTGAAGCAGATGGGGCCTGAGTatttggaaatggagagaaagaatGCGGAGAGGTATTCACACAGGGCTCGAGAAAACCTGCGATTCGCAATCCAGGTCTATAACCAGAGCGATAAAG TCTCTCACACCTTCCAGTGTTTAATCGGTTGCGACATGGGGCCAGACGGACGCCTCCTCCAAGGGCATCATAGACATGCTTTTGACGGCCAACATTACATCAGCCTGAACTCGGACCTGACAACATGGAGTGTCGCAGACAGCACAGCTCAGATCACCAAGCGACGGTGGGAGGCAGATGGTGTAGCAGAGGCCTTCAGTCACTTCTTGAAAGTCTCTTGTGTTGAATGGCTGCAGAAGCacttggagacagggaaggagacTCTACAGCGCTCAG ATCCCCCAAAGACACATGTGACCCATCACCCCAGACCTGAAGGTGATGCCACCCTGAGGTGTTGGGCCCTGGACTTCTACCCTGCTGACATCACCCTGAcctggcaggaggaggaggaggaggaggaactgacACAGGACATGGAGCTTGTGGAGACCAGGCCTGCAGGGGATGGAACCTTCCAGAAGTGGGCATCTGTGGTGGTGCCTTCTGGGGAGGAGCAGAAATACACTTGTCATGTGTACCATGAGGGGCTGCCTGAGCCCCTCACACTGAGATGGA aACCAGCAACTTGGCCTGTGGTTGGAATAACTGTTGGTGTAGTTCTCCTTGGGTTTGTCACCATTGGAGCTCTGATTGCCATTGTGACCATGAGGAAGAAGAGAGCAG GAtcccactctgtagcccaggctgtcttggaacttactatgtag
- the RT1-M6-2 gene encoding RT1 class I, locus M6, gene 2 isoform X2: protein MGAPVLHATLLLLSAFLALTQTKNQSFAGSHSRQYLVTATTSRPGLRDPHVFIVGYVDHMPFMRFDSDGVAQRIQARGPWVKQMGPEYLEMERKNAERYSHRARENLRFAIQVYNQSDKVSHTFQCLIGCDMGPDGRLLQGHHRHAFDGQHYISLNSDLTTWSVADSTAQITKRRWEADGVAEAFSHFLKVSCVEWLQKHLETGKETLQRSDPPKTHVTHHPRPEGDATLRCWALDFYPADITLTWQEEEEEEELTQDMELVETRPAGDGTFQKWASVVVPSGEEQKYTCHVYHEGLPEPLTLRWKPATWPVVGITVGVVLLGFVTIGALIAIVTMRKKRAGSHSVAQAVLELTM, encoded by the exons ATGGGGGCTCCAGTGCTGCATGCCACCCTCCTGCTGCTCTCAGCCTTCCTGGCTCTGACCCAAACCAAGAACCAGAGTTTTGCTG GTTCACACTCCAGGCAGTATTTGGTAACCGCGACCACGTCTCGACCGGGTCTTAGAGATCCCCATGTCTTCATTGTTGGCTATGTGGACCACATGCCATTTATGCGCTTTGACAGTGATGGAGTTGCTCAGAGGATCCAGGCAAGAGGACCTTGGGTGAAGCAGATGGGGCCTGAGTatttggaaatggagagaaagaatGCGGAGAGGTATTCACACAGGGCTCGAGAAAACCTGCGATTCGCAATCCAGGTCTATAACCAGAGCGATAAAG TCTCTCACACCTTCCAGTGTTTAATCGGTTGCGACATGGGGCCAGACGGACGCCTCCTCCAAGGGCATCATAGACATGCTTTTGACGGCCAACATTACATCAGCCTGAACTCGGACCTGACAACATGGAGTGTCGCAGACAGCACAGCTCAGATCACCAAGCGACGGTGGGAGGCAGATGGTGTAGCAGAGGCCTTCAGTCACTTCTTGAAAGTCTCTTGTGTTGAATGGCTGCAGAAGCacttggagacagggaaggagacTCTACAGCGCTCAG ATCCCCCAAAGACACATGTGACCCATCACCCCAGACCTGAAGGTGATGCCACCCTGAGGTGTTGGGCCCTGGACTTCTACCCTGCTGACATCACCCTGAcctggcaggaggaggaggaggaggaggaactgacACAGGACATGGAGCTTGTGGAGACCAGGCCTGCAGGGGATGGAACCTTCCAGAAGTGGGCATCTGTGGTGGTGCCTTCTGGGGAGGAGCAGAAATACACTTGTCATGTGTACCATGAGGGGCTGCCTGAGCCCCTCACACTGAGATGGA aACCAGCAACTTGGCCTGTGGTTGGAATAACTGTTGGTGTAGTTCTCCTTGGGTTTGTCACCATTGGAGCTCTGATTGCCATTGTGACCATGAGGAAGAAGAGAGCAG GAtcccactctgtagcccaggctgtcttggaacttactatgtag
- the Znrd1as1 gene encoding ZNRD1 antisense RNA 1, with product MTSTKLRLAWAKESKDPRISEGQRSPLEKRILRFGGVHTTAARHLLTQKYHEESKALCKEQAHSLDYWLAKAESYYNKRIVDMMKKDTGGETKTKVEEEPPPPPPPPPPRTEKQKQHYWVPEREKKQIERHIHRTSQAREFKDKPWKQTQLLSEITLPKIMLERQSIPKAQKIRQAHERELLQIKDHRERMIRGRELLQQRLKERTLRKSLSQIPLPEKHDQVKKQSKEFERVVAYPLFQPSSTSRIKVDILMEKSQDEEDLSTIIRPFGRRFLAVPPFLRTQIGKIKNP from the exons ATGACGTCGACCAAGTTAAG ATTGGCTTGGGCAAAAGAATCCAAAGACCCTAGGATCTCAGAAGGTCAACGGTCTCCTCTAGAGAAAAGGATCCTG AGGTTTGGTGGTGTGCATACAACAGCAGCGAGACACTTGCTAACTCAGAAGTACCATGAGGAGAGCAAAGCACTCTGCAAGGAGCAAGCTCATTCTCTTGACTACTGGCTTGCAAAAGCAGAGTCATATTATAATAAAAGAATAGTTGACATGATGAAAAAAGACACAGGTGgtgaaacaaagacaaaagtgGAAGAggagccaccaccaccaccaccaccaccaccaccacgtacagagaaacagaagcaacatTATTGGGTacctgagagagagaagaagcaaATAGAAAGGCACATCCATAGAACAAGCCAGGCCAGAGAATTTAAGGACAAACCCTGGAAACAGACACAACTCCTCAGTGAAATAACACTACCCAAAATTATGCTAGAGAGGCAGAGCATCCCAAAGGCTCAGAAAATAAGACAGGCACATGAGAGAGAACTGCTCCAAATTAAAGATCATCGGGAGCGAATGATTCGAGGAAGGGAACTTCTACAACAAAGGCTCAAAGAAAGAACCTTGAGAAAAAGCCTGAGCCAGATCCCACTTCCTGAGAAGCATGATCAAGTAAAGAAACAGAGTAAAGAGTTTGAGAGGGTAGTTGCATACCCACTTTTCCAGCCATCCAGTACCAGTCGAATTAAAGTGGATATTCTTATGGAAAAATCTCAGGACGAAGAGGACTTGAGCACAATCATAAGACCTTTTGGAAGGAGATTCTTAGCTGTACCaccttttctgagaacacaaataggaaaaataaagaatCCATAA
- the Znrd1as1 gene encoding ZNRD1 antisense RNA 1 isoform X1 gives MLYVLIEAQRAWLDKVQKDNELAKQETRIISEDKKSVETEPYGPGVLRPSLTKEPVSSLYPCQINDSEWFTLSPQKRLAWAKESKDPRISEGQRSPLEKRILRFGGVHTTAARHLLTQKYHEESKALCKEQAHSLDYWLAKAESYYNKRIVDMMKKDTGGETKTKVEEEPPPPPPPPPPRTEKQKQHYWVPEREKKQIERHIHRTSQAREFKDKPWKQTQLLSEITLPKIMLERQSIPKAQKIRQAHERELLQIKDHRERMIRGRELLQQRLKERTLRKSLSQIPLPEKHDQVKKQSKEFERVVAYPLFQPSSTSRIKVDILMEKSQDEEDLSTIIRPFGRRFLAVPPFLRTQIGKIKNP, from the exons atgcTGTATGTGCTGATCGAAGCACAGAGGGCCTGGCTGGACAAAGTGCAGAAAGACAATGAGTTGGCCAAACAAGAGACTAGAATTATCTCAGAAGACAAAAAGAGCGTTGAAACTGAACCATATGGCCCGGGTGTCCTTAGGCCATCCCTCACCAAAGAGCCTGTTTCGTCCCTCTACCCGTGCCAAATAAATGATTCTGAGTGGTTTACACTGAGTCCACAGAAGAG ATTGGCTTGGGCAAAAGAATCCAAAGACCCTAGGATCTCAGAAGGTCAACGGTCTCCTCTAGAGAAAAGGATCCTG AGGTTTGGTGGTGTGCATACAACAGCAGCGAGACACTTGCTAACTCAGAAGTACCATGAGGAGAGCAAAGCACTCTGCAAGGAGCAAGCTCATTCTCTTGACTACTGGCTTGCAAAAGCAGAGTCATATTATAATAAAAGAATAGTTGACATGATGAAAAAAGACACAGGTGgtgaaacaaagacaaaagtgGAAGAggagccaccaccaccaccaccaccaccaccaccacgtacagagaaacagaagcaacatTATTGGGTacctgagagagagaagaagcaaATAGAAAGGCACATCCATAGAACAAGCCAGGCCAGAGAATTTAAGGACAAACCCTGGAAACAGACACAACTCCTCAGTGAAATAACACTACCCAAAATTATGCTAGAGAGGCAGAGCATCCCAAAGGCTCAGAAAATAAGACAGGCACATGAGAGAGAACTGCTCCAAATTAAAGATCATCGGGAGCGAATGATTCGAGGAAGGGAACTTCTACAACAAAGGCTCAAAGAAAGAACCTTGAGAAAAAGCCTGAGCCAGATCCCACTTCCTGAGAAGCATGATCAAGTAAAGAAACAGAGTAAAGAGTTTGAGAGGGTAGTTGCATACCCACTTTTCCAGCCATCCAGTACCAGTCGAATTAAAGTGGATATTCTTATGGAAAAATCTCAGGACGAAGAGGACTTGAGCACAATCATAAGACCTTTTGGAAGGAGATTCTTAGCTGTACCaccttttctgagaacacaaataggaaaaataaagaatCCATAA
- the Polr1h gene encoding DNA-directed RNA polymerase I subunit RPA12, which produces MELARPCSNFQSDLDFCPDCGSVLPLPGVQDTVICPRCGFSIDVRDFGGKVVKTSVVFNKLGTVIPMSVDEGPESQGPVVDRRCSRCGHEGMAYYTRQMRSADEGQTVFYTCINCKFQEKEDS; this is translated from the exons ATGGAGCTGGCCCGCCCCTGCTCCAACTTTCAATCAGACTTGGATTTCTGCCCAGATTGTGGCTCCGTCCTGCCGCTGCCTGGAGTTCAGGATACTGTCATCTGCCCTCGTTGTGGCTTCTCCATCGATGTGCGAG ATTTTGGAGGGAAGGTTGTGAAGACCTCAGTAGTGTTCAACAAACTGGGGACTGTCATACCTATGTCTGTGGATGAGGGACCTGAATCCCAGGGACCAGTA GTTGACAGGCGCTGCTCCCGATGTGGTCACGAGGGAATGGCATACTACACCAGACAGATGCGCTCAGCTGATGAAGGACAGactgtcttctatacctgtaTCAACTGCAA GTTTCAGGAAAAGGAAGATTCTTGA
- the Ppp1r11 gene encoding E3 ubiquitin-protein ligase PPP1R11, which produces MAEAGAGGLSETVTETTVTVTTEPENRSLTIKLRKRKPEKKVEWSSDTVDNEHMGRRSSKCCCIYEKPRAFGESSTESDEDEEEGCGHTHCVRGHRKGRRPTTPGPTPTTPPQPPDPSQPPPGPMQH; this is translated from the exons ATGGCGGAGGCAGGAGCCGGGGGGCTGAGTGAGACCGTCACTGAGACAACGGTTACCGTGACAACCGAGCCC GAGAATCGGAGCCTAACCATTAAACTTCGGAAACGGAAGCCAGAGAAGAAGGTGGAGTGGTCAAGTGACACTGTGGACAATGAGCATATGGGCCGCCGCTCATcgaaat GCTGCTGTATTTATGAGAAACCTCGGGCCTTTGGTGAGAGCTCCACCGAGAGTgatgaggatgaagaggaaggcTGTGGTCATACGCACTGTGTACGGGGTCACCGCAAAGGACGGCGTCCTACAACCCCAGGACCCACCCCAACCACTCCTCCACAGCCTCCTGATCCCTCTCAGCCCCCTCCAGGACCTATGCAGCACTAA
- the Ppp1r11 gene encoding E3 ubiquitin-protein ligase PPP1R11 isoform X1 has protein sequence MVLEENRSLTIKLRKRKPEKKVEWSSDTVDNEHMGRRSSKCCCIYEKPRAFGESSTESDEDEEEGCGHTHCVRGHRKGRRPTTPGPTPTTPPQPPDPSQPPPGPMQH, from the exons ATGGTTTTGGAG GAGAATCGGAGCCTAACCATTAAACTTCGGAAACGGAAGCCAGAGAAGAAGGTGGAGTGGTCAAGTGACACTGTGGACAATGAGCATATGGGCCGCCGCTCATcgaaat GCTGCTGTATTTATGAGAAACCTCGGGCCTTTGGTGAGAGCTCCACCGAGAGTgatgaggatgaagaggaaggcTGTGGTCATACGCACTGTGTACGGGGTCACCGCAAAGGACGGCGTCCTACAACCCCAGGACCCACCCCAACCACTCCTCCACAGCCTCCTGATCCCTCTCAGCCCCCTCCAGGACCTATGCAGCACTAA
- the Ppp1r11 gene encoding E3 ubiquitin-protein ligase PPP1R11 isoform X2: protein MEWENRSLTIKLRKRKPEKKVEWSSDTVDNEHMGRRSSKCCCIYEKPRAFGESSTESDEDEEEGCGHTHCVRGHRKGRRPTTPGPTPTTPPQPPDPSQPPPGPMQH, encoded by the exons ATGGAATGG GAGAATCGGAGCCTAACCATTAAACTTCGGAAACGGAAGCCAGAGAAGAAGGTGGAGTGGTCAAGTGACACTGTGGACAATGAGCATATGGGCCGCCGCTCATcgaaat GCTGCTGTATTTATGAGAAACCTCGGGCCTTTGGTGAGAGCTCCACCGAGAGTgatgaggatgaagaggaaggcTGTGGTCATACGCACTGTGTACGGGGTCACCGCAAAGGACGGCGTCCTACAACCCCAGGACCCACCCCAACCACTCCTCCACAGCCTCCTGATCCCTCTCAGCCCCCTCCAGGACCTATGCAGCACTAA
- the Rnf39 gene encoding RING finger protein 39, whose protein sequence is MEVPELGPGLVERLEQLATCPLCGGPFEDPVLLACEHSFCRSCLARCWGSPAAPGSEEATPSCPCCGQPCPRRSLRSNVRLAVEVRISRGLREKLAEPGARTGRRRGGRIPTMGCLDPQGEDMRKTWRRFDVPVPKSSNSEEDLPEDYPVVKNMLHRLTADLTLDPRTAHRDLLISSDYRGVSLAPPGTPVPLDSPERFDRLRAVLGAQGFASGRHCWEVETAEGACFRDSLAKDEDAGESCYAVGAAGESVTRKGLIKLCPSEAIWAVEGRGGRLWALTAPEPTLLGGARPPPQRIRVDLDWERGRVAFYDGRSLDLLFAFQAPGPLGERVFPLLCTCDPRAPLRIVPGEA, encoded by the exons ATGGAGGTTCCCGAGCTGGGCCCGGGGTTGGTGGAGCGTCTGGAGCAGCTGGCGACGTGTCCGCTGTGCGGGGGCCCCTTCGAGGACCCAGTCCTGCTGGCGTGCGAGCACAGCTTCTGCCGTTCGTGCTTGGCGCGCTGCTGGGGGTCCCCGGCGGCGCCCGGCTCGGAGGAGGCGACCCCGTCCTGCCCCTGCTGTGGTCAGCCGTGCCCCAGACGCAGCCTGAGGTCTAACGTGCGACTTGCAGTGGAGGTGCGCATCAGCCGCGGGCTGCGTGAGAAACTGGCCGAGCCCGGGGCCCGGACCGGGAGACGACGCGGCGGCCGCATCCCCACCATGGGCTGCCTGGATCCCCAAGGAGAG GATATGAGAAAGACATGGAGACG ATTCGATGTCCCGGTACCCAAGTCATCTAACTCAGAGGAGGATCTCCCTGAAGATTACCCCGTGGTAAAAAACATGCTTCACAGACTGACAG CTGACCTGACGCTCGACCCTCGCACTGCACATCGTGATCTGCTCATCTCCTCTGACTACCGCGGCGTGAGTCTGGCTCCACCCGGAACGCCTGTGCCGCTGGACAGCCCCGAGCGCTTCGATCGGCTCCGGGCTGTGTTGGGTGCGCAGGGCTTCGCGTCAGGTCGCCACTGCTGGGAGGTGGAGACCGCGGAAGGCGCGTGCTTCAGAGACTCTCTGGCGAAGGATGAGGACGCAGGAGAGAGCTGCTACGCTGTGGGCGCTGCGGGGGAGTCCGTGACGCGCAAGGGCCTCATCAAGCTGTGCCCATCCGAGGCTATATGGGCCGTGGAGGGCCGCGGCGGCCGCTTGTGGGCGCTCACGGCTCCAGAGCCCACTCTACTAGGTGGCGCCAGGCCCCCGCCGCAGCGCATTCGCGTGGACTTGGACTGGGAGCGGGGTCGTGTGGCCTTCTATGATGGCCGCTCATTGGACTTGCTCTTCGCCTTCCAGGCGCCGGGCCCGCTCGGGGAGCGTGTCTTCCCACTGCTCTGCACTTGTGACCCCCGCGCCCCACTGCGTATTGTGCCAGGAGAAGCCTGA